One Coffea arabica cultivar ET-39 chromosome 5c, Coffea Arabica ET-39 HiFi, whole genome shotgun sequence DNA window includes the following coding sequences:
- the LOC113688279 gene encoding protein FAR-RED ELONGATED HYPOCOTYL 3 isoform X1 → MDIDLRLPSEEHDKEDEESNGLAHMLDGEEEKPHNEDGVSGNMVDIEDKLHAQNGGGMIIPVGDFVESKEDILLEPLAGMEFESLAEAYAFYQEYARSTGFNTAIQNSRRSKTSREFIDAKFACSRYGTKREYEKSVNRPRSRQGNRQDSENATGRRACAKTDCKASMHVKRRPDAKWIIHRFEKEHNHELLPAQAVSEQTRKMYAAMARQFAEYKNLVGLKSDSRSPFEKSRNQAIEVGDASCLLEFFNQMQSTNSNFFYAVEISEDQRLKNFFWVDAKSRYDYANFSDVVAFDTTYVRSKYKMPLALFVGVNQHYQFMLLGCALVSDESDTTYSWVMRTWLKAMGGQPPKLIITDQDMVLKSVVSEVFPSAYHYFFLWHIVGKVTETLSHVIKQNEKFMVKFEKCIYRSWMEEEFEKRWLKLVDRFELKENELVESLYADRTKWVPLFLTNAFLAGMSTVQRSESVNSFFDKYLHKKTTVQEFVKQYDAILQDRYEEEAKADSDTWNKQPALKSPSPFEKHVASIYTHAVFKKFQVEVLGAVACIPKRERQEEMTITFRVEDFEKNQEFFVTLNELKSEVSCVCHLFEYKGFLCRHAMIVLQICGISTIPSQYILKRWMKDAKSRYSVGEGSEQLQSRVQRYNELYQRAMKLIEEGSLSQESYNFALRALDDAFGNCVSVNNSNKNIADAGTSTTPGLLCIEEDEQSRSMGKTNKTNKKNSTTKKRKVNSDSDIMTVGASDGLQPLEKLSSRPVNLDGYFGHQQGVQGMVQLNLMAPTRENYYANQQTIQGLGQLNSIAPSHDSYYGSQPTIHGLGQMDFLRASSFTYGIREEPNIRSTQLHDDASRHA, encoded by the exons ATGGATATAGACCTTAGATTACCTTCTGAAGAACATGATAAGGAGGATGAAGAGTCAAATGGACTTGCTCATATGCTTGATGGTGAAGAAGAGAAACCTCATAACGAAGATGGTGTGAGTGGAAACATGGTGGATATCGAGGATAAATTACATGCACAAAATGGAGGGGGCATGATTATTCCTGTGGGAGACTTTGTGGAATCGAAAGAGGATATCTTGCTTGAGCCCCTCGCTGGAATGGAATTTGAATCACTTGCAGAAGCATATGCCTTCTATCAAGAATATGCCAGATCTACAGGATTTAATACTGCAATACAGAACAGCAGACGTTCCAAGACATCCAGGGAATTCATTGATGCTAAGTTTGCATGTTCCAGGTATGGAACCAAACGTGAATACGAGAAATCTGTAAATCGCCCGCGCAGTAGACAAGGGAACCGGCAGGATTCTGAAAATGCCACAGGTCGAAGAGCATGTGCCAAGACAGATTGCAAAGCAAGCATGCATGTTAAGAGAAGACCCGATGCAAAATGGATTATACATAGATTTGAGAAAGAACATAACCATGAGCTTCTGCCTGCCCAGGCTGTGAGTGAACAGACACGAAAGATGTATGCTGCAATGGCAAGACAATTTGCTGAGTACAAAAATTTGGTTGGCCTCAAAAGTGACTCAAGAAGCCCCTTTGAGAAAAGCCGGAATCAAGCAATTGAAGTAGGAGATGCAAGCTGTTTGCTagaatttttcaatcaaatgCAGAGCACAAATTCCAACTTCTTTTATGCAGTTGAGATAAGTGAAGATCAGCGTCTTAAGAATTTCTTCTGGGTTGATGCCAAAAGTAGGTATGACTATGCTAATTTCAGTGATGTGGTTGCTTTTGATACTACCTATGTTCGAAGCAAGTATAAGATGCCTCTGGCTCTTTTTGTGGGGGTCAATCAACACTATCAGTTCATGCTACTTGGATGTGCTTTAGTATCTGATGAAAGTGATACTACTTATTCTTGGGTAATGAGAACATGGTTAAAGGCGATGGGTGGTCAACCTCCAAAATTGATTATTACTGATCAAGACATGGTCTTGAAGTCCGTTGTGTCAGAGGTTTTTCCTTCAGCTTACCATTACTTTTTTCTCTGGCATATAGTTGGAAAGGTAACTGAAACACTTAGCCATGTCATTAAACAAAATGAGAAATTCATGGTGaagtttgaaaaatgcatttacAGGTCATGGATGGAAGAGGAGTTTGAGAAAAGATGGTTGAAGTTGGTTGATAGATTTGAGCTTAAAGAAAATGAATTGGTGGAGTCTTTATATGCAGATCGCACAAAATGGGTGCCCCTGTTTTTGACGAATGCATTTTTGGCTGGAATGTCTACTGTTCAGCGATCAGAGAGCGTGAATAGTTTCTTTGACAAATATTTGCACAAGAAGACTACTGTGCAAGAGTTTGTCAAACAGTATGATGCAATATTGCAGGACAGATATGAAGAAGAAGCAAAAGCAGATTCTGATACATGGAACAAGCAACCTGCATTGAAGTCTCCATCCCCATTTGAGAAGCATGTAGCCAGCATTTACACCCATGCTGTGTTTAAGAAATTTCAAGTTGAGGTCCTAGGAGCAGTTGCTTGTATTCCTAAAAGAGAGAGGCAAGAGGAGATGACCATTACTTTCAGGGttgaagattttgaaaaaaatcagGAGTTCTTTGTTACTTTGAATGAATTAAAGTCTGAAGTATCTTGTGTATGCCATTTGTTCGAATATAAAGGTTTTCTTTGTAGGCATGCAATGATTGTTCTTCAAATTTGTGGGATTTCCACCATTCCATCCCAATATATATTGAAACGGTGGATGAAAGATGCCAAAAGTAGGTATTCAGTAGGAGAGGGGTCTGAACAGTTGCAATCAAGGGTGCAACGATACAATGAACTTTACCAACGGGCTATGAAGCTGATTGAAGAAGGCTCACTATCCCAAGAGAGTTACAACTTTGCACTCCGTGCACTTGATGATGCTTTTGGGAACTGTGTTAGTGTAAACAACTCTAATAAAAATATTGCAGATGCCGGAACGTCAACCACACCTGGACTTCTCTGCATTGAAGAAGATGAGCAAAGTAGAAGCATGGGCAAGACAAATAAGACAAATAAAAAGAATAGTACAACCAAGAAAAGGAAG GTAAACTCGGATTCTGACATCATGACTGTTGGGGCATCAGATGGCTTGCAACCATTG GAGAAGTTAAGCTCAAGACCAGTTAATCTTGATGGCTATTTTGGCCATCAACAGGGTGTTCAAGGAATG GTACAGCTGAACTTAATGGCTCCTACTCGAGAAAATTACTATGCAAACCAGCAGACCATTCAGGGGCTA GGACAGTTAAATTCTATAGCACCTTCGCATGACAGCTATTATGGAAGTCAGCCAACCATACATGGGCTG GGGCAGATGGACTTCCTCCGTGCTTCAAGTTTCACATATGGCATTCGG gaGGAGCCGAATATAAGATCCACACAGTTGCATGATGACGCTTCTAGACATGCATGA
- the LOC113743662 gene encoding gamma aminobutyrate transaminase 1, mitochondrial, whose amino-acid sequence MANVVNRLLLRSTLQKAATAAAAKVGFPVVNCSPVASRLQDHITQAPSQNRWNSTEAAAQKDVSAIDDKGFKGHEMLAPFTAGWQSTDLNPLVIERSEGSYVYDVNGKKYLDALAGLWSTALGGNEPRLIAAAAKQLNTLPFYHSFWNRTTKPSLDLAKELIELFTPSTMSKAFFTNSGSEANDTQVKLVWYYNNALGRPNKKKFIARSKSYHGSTLIAASLSGLPALHQKFDLPAPFVLHTDCPHYWRYHLPGETEEEFSTRLANNLETLILKEGPETIAAFIAEPVMGAGGVIPPPATYFEKIQAVVKKYDILFIADEVICAFGRLGTMFGCEKYDIKPDLVSMAKALSSAYMPIGAVLVSPEVSDVIYSQSNKLGSFSHGFTYSGHPVSCAVALEAVRIYKERNIVEQVNKIAPKFQDGLKAFSDSPIIGEIRGTGLILGTEFAANKSPNDPFPSEWGIGSYFGAQCEKHGMLVRVAGDNIMMSPPFILTPGEVDELIGIYAKALKATEERVAELKAQKK is encoded by the exons atggCAAACGTGGTCAACCGTCTCCTTCTTCGATCCACTCTGCAAAAAGCCGCCACCGCCGCCGCCGCAAAG GTTGGCTTTCCTGTCGTCAATTGTTCGCCAGTTGCAAGCAGGTTGCAGGATCACATAACTCAGGCTCCCTCCCAGAATAGATGGAATAGTACAGAGGCAGCTGCACAGAAGGATGTTTCTGCAATTGATGATAAAGG TTTCAAGGGCCATGAAATGTTGGCACCCTTCACAGCTGGTTGGCAGTCCACTGATTTGAATCCTCTGGTTATCGAAAGATCTGAG GGTTCCTATGTCTATGATGTTAATGGTAAAAAATATCTAGATGCTCTGGCTGGCCTGTGGTCCACGGCTTTAG GTGGGAATGAACCTAGGCTTATTGCTGCTGCTGCTAAACAACTAAACACCTTACCATTTTACCACTCCTTTTGGAATCGCACAACAAAACCTTCTTTG GATCTTGCTAAGGAGCTCATAGAACTATTCACCCCTTCAACAATgtcaaaagcatttttcacaaATAGTGGATCAGAAGCAAATGATACACAG GTGAAGCTAGTGTGGTATTACAACAATGCCTTAGGGAGgccaaacaagaagaaattCATAGCTCGATCAAAATC ATACCATGGATCAACACTAATAGCTGCAAGTCTGTCAGG TCTTCCTGCTCTGCATCAAAAATTTGATCTTCCGGCTCCATTTGTATTGCATACTGACTGTCCCCATTATTGGCGCTACCATCTCCCAG GTGAGACTGAAGAGGAGTTTTCAACCAGGTTGGCCAATAACTTGGAGACTCTTATCCTCAAAGAGGGACCTGAGACG ATTGCCGCTTTTATTGCTGAGCCTGTCATGGGAGCTGGAGGAGTTATCCCCCCTCCTGCAACCTATTTTGAGAAG ATTCAAGCTGTTGTCAAAAAGTATGACATTTTGTTCATTGCGGATGAGGTAATATGTGCATTTGGAAGGCTTGGGACAATGTTTGGCTGTGAAAAGTATGACATAAAGCCCGATCTTGTGTCAATGGCAAAG GCTCTTTCTTCTGCATATATGCCAATAGGAGCTGTCCTTGTGAGTCCTGAAGTTTCAGATGTCATATATTCACAAAGCAACAAACTGG gtTCTTTTTCTCATGGATTTACTTATTCTGGGCATCCTGTATCTTGTGCTGTTGCTCTGGAAGCAGTCAGGATCTACAA gGAGAGAAATATTGTTGAGCAAGTGAATAAGATAGCCCCTAAGTTTCAGGATGgcttaaaagcattttcagaCAGTCCCATAATTGGGGAG ATAAGGGGAACCGGTTTAATCCTTGGAACTGAATTCGCTGCTAACAAGTCGCCTAATGATCCCTTCCCTTCTGAATGGG GTATTGGTTCATATTTTGGAGCACAGTGTGAGAAACATGGTATGTTAGTACGCGTAGCCGGTGACAACATAATGATGTCTCCCCCTTTTATCCTGACTCCAGGTGAAGTGGATGAG TTAATTGGCATCTATGCTAAGGCACTCAAGGCTACCGAAGAGAGAGTGGCCGAACTGAAGGCGCAAAAGAAGTAA
- the LOC113688279 gene encoding protein FAR-RED ELONGATED HYPOCOTYL 3 isoform X2, producing the protein MDIDLRLPSEEHDKEDEESNGLAHMLDGEEEKPHNEDGVSGNMVDIEDKLHAQNGGGMIIPVGDFVESKEDILLEPLAGMEFESLAEAYAFYQEYARSTGFNTAIQNSRRSKTSREFIDAKFACSRYGTKREYEKSVNRPRSRQGNRQDSENATGRRACAKTDCKASMHVKRRPDAKWIIHRFEKEHNHELLPAQAVSEQTRKMYAAMARQFAEYKNLVGLKSDSRSPFEKSRNQAIEVGDASCLLEFFNQMQSTNSNFFYAVEISEDQRLKNFFWVDAKSRYDYANFSDVVAFDTTYVRSKYKMPLALFVGVNQHYQFMLLGCALVSDESDTTYSWVMRTWLKAMGGQPPKLIITDQDMVLKSVVSEVFPSAYHYFFLWHIVGKVTETLSHVIKQNEKFMVKFEKCIYRSWMEEEFEKRWLKLVDRFELKENELVESLYADRTKWVPLFLTNAFLAGMSTVQRSESVNSFFDKYLHKKTTVQEFVKQYDAILQDRYEEEAKADSDTWNKQPALKSPSPFEKHVASIYTHAVFKKFQVEVLGAVACIPKRERQEEMTITFRVEDFEKNQEFFVTLNELKSEVSCVCHLFEYKGFLCRHAMIVLQICGISTIPSQYILKRWMKDAKSRYSVGEGSEQLQSRVQRYNELYQRAMKLIEEGSLSQESYNFALRALDDAFGNCVSVNNSNKNIADAGTSTTPGLLCIEEDEQSRSMGKTNKTNKKNSTTKKRKVNSDSDIMTVGASDGLQPLEKLSSRPVNLDGYFGHQQGVQGMLNLMAPTRENYYANQQTIQGLGQLNSIAPSHDSYYGSQPTIHGLGQMDFLRASSFTYGIREEPNIRSTQLHDDASRHA; encoded by the exons ATGGATATAGACCTTAGATTACCTTCTGAAGAACATGATAAGGAGGATGAAGAGTCAAATGGACTTGCTCATATGCTTGATGGTGAAGAAGAGAAACCTCATAACGAAGATGGTGTGAGTGGAAACATGGTGGATATCGAGGATAAATTACATGCACAAAATGGAGGGGGCATGATTATTCCTGTGGGAGACTTTGTGGAATCGAAAGAGGATATCTTGCTTGAGCCCCTCGCTGGAATGGAATTTGAATCACTTGCAGAAGCATATGCCTTCTATCAAGAATATGCCAGATCTACAGGATTTAATACTGCAATACAGAACAGCAGACGTTCCAAGACATCCAGGGAATTCATTGATGCTAAGTTTGCATGTTCCAGGTATGGAACCAAACGTGAATACGAGAAATCTGTAAATCGCCCGCGCAGTAGACAAGGGAACCGGCAGGATTCTGAAAATGCCACAGGTCGAAGAGCATGTGCCAAGACAGATTGCAAAGCAAGCATGCATGTTAAGAGAAGACCCGATGCAAAATGGATTATACATAGATTTGAGAAAGAACATAACCATGAGCTTCTGCCTGCCCAGGCTGTGAGTGAACAGACACGAAAGATGTATGCTGCAATGGCAAGACAATTTGCTGAGTACAAAAATTTGGTTGGCCTCAAAAGTGACTCAAGAAGCCCCTTTGAGAAAAGCCGGAATCAAGCAATTGAAGTAGGAGATGCAAGCTGTTTGCTagaatttttcaatcaaatgCAGAGCACAAATTCCAACTTCTTTTATGCAGTTGAGATAAGTGAAGATCAGCGTCTTAAGAATTTCTTCTGGGTTGATGCCAAAAGTAGGTATGACTATGCTAATTTCAGTGATGTGGTTGCTTTTGATACTACCTATGTTCGAAGCAAGTATAAGATGCCTCTGGCTCTTTTTGTGGGGGTCAATCAACACTATCAGTTCATGCTACTTGGATGTGCTTTAGTATCTGATGAAAGTGATACTACTTATTCTTGGGTAATGAGAACATGGTTAAAGGCGATGGGTGGTCAACCTCCAAAATTGATTATTACTGATCAAGACATGGTCTTGAAGTCCGTTGTGTCAGAGGTTTTTCCTTCAGCTTACCATTACTTTTTTCTCTGGCATATAGTTGGAAAGGTAACTGAAACACTTAGCCATGTCATTAAACAAAATGAGAAATTCATGGTGaagtttgaaaaatgcatttacAGGTCATGGATGGAAGAGGAGTTTGAGAAAAGATGGTTGAAGTTGGTTGATAGATTTGAGCTTAAAGAAAATGAATTGGTGGAGTCTTTATATGCAGATCGCACAAAATGGGTGCCCCTGTTTTTGACGAATGCATTTTTGGCTGGAATGTCTACTGTTCAGCGATCAGAGAGCGTGAATAGTTTCTTTGACAAATATTTGCACAAGAAGACTACTGTGCAAGAGTTTGTCAAACAGTATGATGCAATATTGCAGGACAGATATGAAGAAGAAGCAAAAGCAGATTCTGATACATGGAACAAGCAACCTGCATTGAAGTCTCCATCCCCATTTGAGAAGCATGTAGCCAGCATTTACACCCATGCTGTGTTTAAGAAATTTCAAGTTGAGGTCCTAGGAGCAGTTGCTTGTATTCCTAAAAGAGAGAGGCAAGAGGAGATGACCATTACTTTCAGGGttgaagattttgaaaaaaatcagGAGTTCTTTGTTACTTTGAATGAATTAAAGTCTGAAGTATCTTGTGTATGCCATTTGTTCGAATATAAAGGTTTTCTTTGTAGGCATGCAATGATTGTTCTTCAAATTTGTGGGATTTCCACCATTCCATCCCAATATATATTGAAACGGTGGATGAAAGATGCCAAAAGTAGGTATTCAGTAGGAGAGGGGTCTGAACAGTTGCAATCAAGGGTGCAACGATACAATGAACTTTACCAACGGGCTATGAAGCTGATTGAAGAAGGCTCACTATCCCAAGAGAGTTACAACTTTGCACTCCGTGCACTTGATGATGCTTTTGGGAACTGTGTTAGTGTAAACAACTCTAATAAAAATATTGCAGATGCCGGAACGTCAACCACACCTGGACTTCTCTGCATTGAAGAAGATGAGCAAAGTAGAAGCATGGGCAAGACAAATAAGACAAATAAAAAGAATAGTACAACCAAGAAAAGGAAG GTAAACTCGGATTCTGACATCATGACTGTTGGGGCATCAGATGGCTTGCAACCATTG GAGAAGTTAAGCTCAAGACCAGTTAATCTTGATGGCTATTTTGGCCATCAACAGGGTGTTCAAGGAATG CTGAACTTAATGGCTCCTACTCGAGAAAATTACTATGCAAACCAGCAGACCATTCAGGGGCTA GGACAGTTAAATTCTATAGCACCTTCGCATGACAGCTATTATGGAAGTCAGCCAACCATACATGGGCTG GGGCAGATGGACTTCCTCCGTGCTTCAAGTTTCACATATGGCATTCGG gaGGAGCCGAATATAAGATCCACACAGTTGCATGATGACGCTTCTAGACATGCATGA